The Bacteroidota bacterium DNA segment ATCTGACTTTTGAAATCGGCCCCGAATTGCTTGCCATGCTCGACCTAAATCTGAACCGCATCGTAGAACCGGGTGAATTCAGGATCATGATAGGAGCTTCCTCCAACGACATTCGCTTAAGAGGAATATTGACTGTTAAATGATTATTGTTGAATGATTATTGATAATTGATTAACATTTACAAATTCTTTATCATTCAAAATTTAACATTCTACATTTTACATTCTGAATTCTAAATTCTTCATTTATCATTCAACAATAATCATTTATCATTCGAATTTTTTTTATACATTTATTCCTCGAAAATTTAAGGTTCGGCATGACATAAATCGATCAAAAATTTTCGTCTCCCCATTTAATAAAAGGCATTTAAAGCTTTTTGTATGATATCGACTATCGTATTACGTAATTTAAAACATCAGGATAAGGCATGTATTGCCATTACCTTTCCTTACGATGTGGCCCTGAAATCGTTGATTTCGGTTATCGATGGTGTAAAGTGGAGCCAGACAAACCGTTGCTTTTATCAGGAATATTCTATCGACAATTATAAAAAGCTGGTCTATCAATTCGATCAGAAACAAATAAAATACGATAGTCGATATTTCATACACCCATCCCGAATCATCTACGGTGAAACAGACAATAAGTCGAAATCGAAGCCAAAAGCAATTAAGAAATTGCTTGATACTGAAAAAACCGGGCTTATCGCATCCTTTAAAAAATGGCTGATACAAAACCGGTACAGCGAAAATACGATCCGCACTTACGTGAGTATGATCGAAACATTTTTAGGTTTTTATGCTGATAAAGAAATATCGGAAATTGACCTAAACGATATTAACAAATTCAATTATGATTATATCATTAAAGAAGGGTTTTCGGTTTCGTTTCAAAATCAGATGATAAATGCCATCAAATTATTTTTCTTTAAGATGCTGGATGTAACATATGACATTGAAAAAATTGAAAGGCCCAGAAAATCAACTACTTTACCAAAGGTAATTGCAAAAGAGGATGTCAAAAAAATGCTTGAATCGATCAAAAACATCAAGCATAAAACCGCGCTAAGTTTAATTTATGGCTTAGGGTTGAGAAGAAGTGAGTTATTAAATATACGCATTGTTGATATCGACTCGAAAAGGATGATGGTTTACATTATTAACGCAAAAGGAAATAGAGATCGGAGTTTGCCTTTATCAGAAAAATTATTGGGATTGATCAGAAGGTATTATCTGCAATACAAACCTGTTTACTATTTAATAGAAGGGCCACAAGTAGGTCAGCAATATTCGGCCACGAGTTTGCGAAATATTTTTAAAGAATCGTTTCGTAAAATAAATAAAAACCATACATTTACTTTACATTGTTTGCGACATAGTTACGCTACACATTTACTAGAAGCTGGAACTGATTTAAGATACATTCAGGAACTTTTGGGACATAAGTCCAGCAAGACTACAGAAATCTACACCTTCGTAAGCATAAATAGCTTGAAAAACATAAAAAGTCCGTTGGATGACTTTGAAATATAAAGAACATAAAAACCTGCGCTTTACAATCCTATATGGGGAGATAAAGTCCAGTTTATGTACCAT contains these protein-coding regions:
- a CDS encoding site-specific integrase, producing MISTIVLRNLKHQDKACIAITFPYDVALKSLISVIDGVKWSQTNRCFYQEYSIDNYKKLVYQFDQKQIKYDSRYFIHPSRIIYGETDNKSKSKPKAIKKLLDTEKTGLIASFKKWLIQNRYSENTIRTYVSMIETFLGFYADKEISEIDLNDINKFNYDYIIKEGFSVSFQNQMINAIKLFFFKMLDVTYDIEKIERPRKSTTLPKVIAKEDVKKMLESIKNIKHKTALSLIYGLGLRRSELLNIRIVDIDSKRMMVYIINAKGNRDRSLPLSEKLLGLIRRYYLQYKPVYYLIEGPQVGQQYSATSLRNIFKESFRKINKNHTFTLHCLRHSYATHLLEAGTDLRYIQELLGHKSSKTTEIYTFVSINSLKNIKSPLDDFEI